From Nicotiana tabacum cultivar K326 chromosome 15, ASM71507v2, whole genome shotgun sequence, the proteins below share one genomic window:
- the LOC107819978 gene encoding uncharacterized protein LOC107819978, whose translation MDEMRGSTVTLIQNSVPINISATTTTTIVSNYGSNSSFFTNYPLVSALLAFALAQSAKLFTSWYKERHWDLKQLVGSGGMPSSHTSTVTALATAVGLQEGFGGSLFATALVLACVVMYDATGVRLQAGRQAEVLNQIVCELPAGHPLADSIPLRELLGHTPPQVVAGGFLGLATATIVWLITGSGH comes from the exons atggATGAGATGAGGGGTTCAACAGTGACATTGATCCAAAACTCAGTCCCCATCAACATATCAGCTACTACTACCACCACAATTGTGTCTAATTATGGTTCTAATTCTTCCTTTTTTACAAATTATCCCCTGGTCTCTGCTCTTCTTGCTTTTGCTCTTGCACAATCcgccaagctcttcacttcttg GTACAAGGAGAGACATTGGGATCTGAAGCAACTCGTTGGATCTGGTGGGATGCCATCATCTCATACATCAACCGTGACTGCTTTAGCCACGGCTGTTGGTTTGCAAGAGGGCTTTGGAGGATCGCTCTTTGCTACTGCATTAGTTTTAGCATGTGTG GTGATGTATGATGCCACAGGTGTAAGATTGCAGGCTGGACGTCAAGCGGAG GTTCTGAACCAAATTGTGTGTGAACTTCCTGCTGGACATCCTCTTGCAGATAGCATACCACTACGTGAACTCCTTGGTCACACTCCTCCTCAG GTTGTTGCCGGTGGATTCTTGGGGTTGGCAACAGCAACGATCGTTTGGTTGATCACGGGCTCTGGACATTAG
- the LOC107819977 gene encoding ATP-dependent DNA helicase Q-like 5 isoform X1, with translation MDSDSDSDGSHISSTPPRHPPPPSPLPSRRALLSTAKSRTQAKYTSITSTKSSRPILRPKPSTKQPKKNPPSNPKTLENPIQNPQNPYSSPFQIHKNDTVSSEVLPNLTKNASCSKPLIQNPLSPPKFSDLPFQIHRNDTLLSNDNSSGEVLPAGGLCLSKFASFSKTRKAILNLEPAEADSIEPRLAQQTEKKEAVVRKHPNLIGSNVSSSLPAKKVKCVNEGNFVRLNINGYGKKFASKFKRRNSNSSSGKKFYRRWKKKVGVVGKEGEGGNGLCDEEGLVVEVKGRGGERMDFDAKLIEDAVMRVRNEALDENLLRLLKLTFGYDSFRDGQLETIKMVLSGKSTMLVLPTGAGKSLCYQLPAMVFQGVTVVISPLISLMIDQLKQLPAAVEGGLLCSSQTPEEVLETYKLLEEGSIKVLFVSPERFLNSEFLSIFCDTQISLVVIDEAHCVSEWSHNFRPSYMRLKASLLRDRLKAQCILAMTATATTKTLYSVMHALDIPSSNLIQAVKPRDNLQLSVSLSENRMKDLMTLLKTSPFSEAKSIIIYCKFQFETDLICKYLCDSNISAKSYHSGIFAKERSRTQELFCANKIRVVVATVAFGMGLNKKDIEAVIHYSLPESLEEYVQEIGRAGRDGRISYCHLFFDDVSYFKTRSLMYSDGVDEYVVNKLLCQIFSDSTNSAGKICSLVKESASRKFDMKEEVILTILTQLELGEVQYLHLLPQMSVTCTLNFHQTFPALLAMKDAVVAAILKNSEIKDGQYIFDIPSVANSTRLQVNDLSNHLQTLKLKGEVTYELKDQAYCYVIMEVPKDICSLATWLTKWLSEVESCKVRKMDTMYDAAVFAAEACDKVHGCLGRQHTPCLQRKIAEYFISGTEVDVPKKIGGSSPFLTADIKVFLQCNSHAKFTPRAITRILHGIASPAFPSATWSRTHFWGRYMQTDFKAITVAAKAELMNLVGKDSIKQGHSQD, from the exons atggattccgactccgattcCGATGGCTCTCACATATCCTCAACCCCACCACGCCACCCTCCTCCTCCGTCGCCGTTGCCGTCGCGCCGTGCTCTCCTTTCTACCGCAAAGTCAAGAACTCAAGCCAAATACACCTCTATAACATCCACAAAATCTTCCCGCCCAATTCTAAGACCAAAACCCTCAACCAAACAACCCAAAAAAAATCCTCCTTCCAATCCTAAAACCCTAGAAAACCCAATTCAAAACCCACAAAATCCCTACAGTTCACCCTTCCAAATTCAtaaaaacgacaccgtttcaagTGAAGTTCTTCCAAATTTAACGAAAAATGCTTCCTGTTCGAAACCCCTAATTCAAAATCCACTTTCCCCACCAAAATTCTCCGATTTACCCTTCCAAATCCACCGTAACGACACCCTTTTGTCCAATGACAACAGTTCTGGTGAAGTTCTTCCTGCTGGAGGCTTGTGCTTATCCAAATTTGCTTCCTTTTCGAAAACCCGAAAAGCCATTCTCAATCTTGAGCCTGCTGAAGCTGATTCTATTGAACCCCGACTGGCTCAACAGACTGAAAAGAAGGAAGCAGTTGTCAGGAAACATCCTAATTTAATAGGGAGCAACGTGTCATCTTCGTTGCCTGCAAAGAAGGTTAAATGTGTTAATGAGGGTAACTTTGTAAGGCTCAACATAAATGGTTATGGTAAAAAGTTTGCATCAAAATTCAAAAGAAGGAATTCTAATTCATCAAGTGGTAAAAAGTTCTATAGAAGATGGAAAAAGAAAGTTGGGGTTGTAGGTAAGGAAGGGGAAGGGGGGAATGGTTTGTGCGATGAAGAAGGTTTAGTTGTGGAAGTTAAGGGAAGAGGAGGGGAAAGGATGGATTTTGATGCAAAGTTGATTGAAGATGCTGTGATGAGAGTTAGAAATGAGGCGTTGGATGAGAATTTGTTGAGGTTGTTAAAACTGACTTTTGGTTATGATTCATTTAGAGATGGCCAGTTGGAGACAATCAAGATGGTGCTTTCAGGGAAATCTACAATGTTGGTTTTGCCAACGGGTGCTGGGAAGTCGCTGTGTTATCAGTTGCCGGCAATGGTTTTTCAGGGAGTTACGGTTGTTATTAGCCCCTTGATTTCTTTAATGATTGATCAGCTAAAGCAGCTGCCTGCTGCTGTGGAGGGTGGTCTTTTGTGTAGCAGCCAG ACACCTGAGGAGGTTTTGGAAACTTATAAGTTACTAGAAGAGGGATCCATAAAG GTCCTTTTTGTTTCACCAGAGAGGTTTCTCAATTCAGAATTTTTATCCATTTTTTGTGACACTCAAATTTCACTTGTGGTTATTGATGAAGCCCACTGTGTTTCTGAATG GTCACACAACTTTCGGCCTTCGTATATGCGGCTTAAAGCATCATTACTGCGTGATAGACTCAAGGCTCAATGCATACTTGCAATGACAGCAACAGCAACTACTAAAACATTGTATAGTGTGATGCATGCATTGGATATTCCATCAAGTAATCTTATCCAAGCAGTGAAACCAAGGGATAATTTGCAATTGTCAGTATCTCTGAGCGAAAACAG GATGAAAGATCTGATGACCTTGCTGAAGACTTCCCCCTTTTCAGAGGCTAAAAGCATCATCATTTACTGCAAATTTCAG TTCGAAACTGATCTCATTTGCAAATATCTATGTGACAGTAATATCTCGGCAAAG AGTTATCACAGTGGAATTTTCGCAAAGGAAAGGAGCCGTACGCAGGAACTGTTTTGTGCAAACAAGATAAGAGTG GTTGTTGCAACTGTGGCATTCGGCATGGGACTGAATAAGAAGGATATTGAAGCT GTAATACATTACAGCTTACCAGAAAGCTTGGAAGAGTATGTCCAG GAGATTGGTCGTGCTGGACGTGATGGTAGAATCTCTTATTGCCATCTCTTTTTTGATGATGTTTCCTATTTTAAGACTCGCAGTCTTATGTACAG TGATGGTGTCGACGAGTATGTGGTGAACAAATTGCTGTGTCAAATTTTCAGTGACAGCACGAACTCTGCTGGGAAAATATGTTCATTAGTTAAAGAGTCTGCTAGTCGtaaatttgatatgaaagaagAG GTTATACTAACGATCTTAACACAATTGGAGCTAGGCGAGGTCCAATACTTGCACCTACTCCCACAGATGAGTGTAACATGCACGTTAAACTTTCATCAG ACTTTCCCTGCATTGCTAGCTATGAAAGATGCTGTGGTTGCTGCTATCTTGAAGAA CTCTGAGATCAAAGATGGGCAGTATATATTTGACATACCAAGTGTAGCAAACAGCACCAGACTGCAAGTCAATGACTTGTCAAACCATTTGCAAACACTGAAG TTGAAGGGGGAAGTTACATATGAGCTGAAGGATCAGGCTTATTGTTATGTTATCATGGAAGTCCCAAAGGATATCTGTTCTTTAGCAACATGGCTTACAAAGTGGTTATCTGAGGTTGAGAGTTGTAAG GTAAGGAAGATGGACACGATGTACGATGCTGCTGTATTTGCAGCAGAAGCATGTGACAAGGTGCATGGTTGCCTTGGCCGTCAACACACACCTTGCTTGCAAAGGAAAATTGCAGAGTATTTTATAAGTGGTACTGAAGTTGACGTTCCAAAGAAGATTGGTGGAAGCAG CCCATTTTTGACAGCTGATATAAAG GTATTCCTACAGTGCAACTCACATGCCAAGTTTACTCCTAGAGCTATCACAAGGATATTGCATGGCATTGCGAGCCCAGCATTCCCGTCTGCTACGTGGTCGAGAACTCACTTCTG GGGAAGGTATATGCAAACAGACTTCAAAGCAATAACGGTAGCAGCAAAGGCAGAGCTCATGAATCTTGTGGGGAAGGATTCTATTAAGCAAGGTCATTCCCAGGATTGA
- the LOC107819977 gene encoding ATP-dependent DNA helicase Q-like 5 isoform X2 has translation MDSDSDSDGSHISSTPPRHPPPPSPLPSRRALLSTAKSRTQAKYTSITSTKSSRPILRPKPSTKQPKKNPPSNPKTLENPIQNPQNPYSSPFQIHKNDTVSSEVLPNLTKNASCSKPLIQNPLSPPKFSDLPFQIHRNDTLLSNDNSSGEVLPAGGLCLSKFASFSKTRKAILNLEPAEADSIEPRLAQQTEKKEAVVRKHPNLIGSNVSSSLPAKKVKCVNEGNFVRLNINGYGKKFASKFKRRNSNSSSGKKFYRRWKKKVGVVGKEGEGGNGLCDEEGLVVEVKGRGGERMDFDAKLIEDAVMRVRNEALDENLLRLLKLTFGYDSFRDGQLETIKMVLSGKSTMLVLPTGAGKSLCYQLPAMVFQGVTVVISPLISLMIDQLKQLPAAVEGGLLCSSQTPEEVLETYKLLEEGSIKVLFVSPERFLNSEFLSIFCDTQISLVVIDEAHCVSEWSHNFRPSYMRLKASLLRDRLKAQCILAMTATATTKTLYSVMHALDIPSSNLIQAVKPRDNLQLSVSLSENRMKDLMTLLKTSPFSEAKSIIIYCKFQFETDLICKYLCDSNISAKSYHSGIFAKERSRTQELFCANKIRVVVATVAFGMGLNKKDIEAVIHYSLPESLEEYVQEIGRAGRDGRISYCHLFFDDVSYFKTRSLMYSDGVDEYVVNKLLCQIFSDSTNSAGKICSLVKESASRKFDMKEEVILTILTQLELGEVQYLHLLPQMSVTCTLNFHQTFPALLAMKDAVVAAILKNSEIKDGQYIFDIPSVANSTRLQVNDLSNHLQTLKDVKGVHERYYIVLRIDATAGYKDLNFPKIVWVD, from the exons atggattccgactccgattcCGATGGCTCTCACATATCCTCAACCCCACCACGCCACCCTCCTCCTCCGTCGCCGTTGCCGTCGCGCCGTGCTCTCCTTTCTACCGCAAAGTCAAGAACTCAAGCCAAATACACCTCTATAACATCCACAAAATCTTCCCGCCCAATTCTAAGACCAAAACCCTCAACCAAACAACCCAAAAAAAATCCTCCTTCCAATCCTAAAACCCTAGAAAACCCAATTCAAAACCCACAAAATCCCTACAGTTCACCCTTCCAAATTCAtaaaaacgacaccgtttcaagTGAAGTTCTTCCAAATTTAACGAAAAATGCTTCCTGTTCGAAACCCCTAATTCAAAATCCACTTTCCCCACCAAAATTCTCCGATTTACCCTTCCAAATCCACCGTAACGACACCCTTTTGTCCAATGACAACAGTTCTGGTGAAGTTCTTCCTGCTGGAGGCTTGTGCTTATCCAAATTTGCTTCCTTTTCGAAAACCCGAAAAGCCATTCTCAATCTTGAGCCTGCTGAAGCTGATTCTATTGAACCCCGACTGGCTCAACAGACTGAAAAGAAGGAAGCAGTTGTCAGGAAACATCCTAATTTAATAGGGAGCAACGTGTCATCTTCGTTGCCTGCAAAGAAGGTTAAATGTGTTAATGAGGGTAACTTTGTAAGGCTCAACATAAATGGTTATGGTAAAAAGTTTGCATCAAAATTCAAAAGAAGGAATTCTAATTCATCAAGTGGTAAAAAGTTCTATAGAAGATGGAAAAAGAAAGTTGGGGTTGTAGGTAAGGAAGGGGAAGGGGGGAATGGTTTGTGCGATGAAGAAGGTTTAGTTGTGGAAGTTAAGGGAAGAGGAGGGGAAAGGATGGATTTTGATGCAAAGTTGATTGAAGATGCTGTGATGAGAGTTAGAAATGAGGCGTTGGATGAGAATTTGTTGAGGTTGTTAAAACTGACTTTTGGTTATGATTCATTTAGAGATGGCCAGTTGGAGACAATCAAGATGGTGCTTTCAGGGAAATCTACAATGTTGGTTTTGCCAACGGGTGCTGGGAAGTCGCTGTGTTATCAGTTGCCGGCAATGGTTTTTCAGGGAGTTACGGTTGTTATTAGCCCCTTGATTTCTTTAATGATTGATCAGCTAAAGCAGCTGCCTGCTGCTGTGGAGGGTGGTCTTTTGTGTAGCAGCCAG ACACCTGAGGAGGTTTTGGAAACTTATAAGTTACTAGAAGAGGGATCCATAAAG GTCCTTTTTGTTTCACCAGAGAGGTTTCTCAATTCAGAATTTTTATCCATTTTTTGTGACACTCAAATTTCACTTGTGGTTATTGATGAAGCCCACTGTGTTTCTGAATG GTCACACAACTTTCGGCCTTCGTATATGCGGCTTAAAGCATCATTACTGCGTGATAGACTCAAGGCTCAATGCATACTTGCAATGACAGCAACAGCAACTACTAAAACATTGTATAGTGTGATGCATGCATTGGATATTCCATCAAGTAATCTTATCCAAGCAGTGAAACCAAGGGATAATTTGCAATTGTCAGTATCTCTGAGCGAAAACAG GATGAAAGATCTGATGACCTTGCTGAAGACTTCCCCCTTTTCAGAGGCTAAAAGCATCATCATTTACTGCAAATTTCAG TTCGAAACTGATCTCATTTGCAAATATCTATGTGACAGTAATATCTCGGCAAAG AGTTATCACAGTGGAATTTTCGCAAAGGAAAGGAGCCGTACGCAGGAACTGTTTTGTGCAAACAAGATAAGAGTG GTTGTTGCAACTGTGGCATTCGGCATGGGACTGAATAAGAAGGATATTGAAGCT GTAATACATTACAGCTTACCAGAAAGCTTGGAAGAGTATGTCCAG GAGATTGGTCGTGCTGGACGTGATGGTAGAATCTCTTATTGCCATCTCTTTTTTGATGATGTTTCCTATTTTAAGACTCGCAGTCTTATGTACAG TGATGGTGTCGACGAGTATGTGGTGAACAAATTGCTGTGTCAAATTTTCAGTGACAGCACGAACTCTGCTGGGAAAATATGTTCATTAGTTAAAGAGTCTGCTAGTCGtaaatttgatatgaaagaagAG GTTATACTAACGATCTTAACACAATTGGAGCTAGGCGAGGTCCAATACTTGCACCTACTCCCACAGATGAGTGTAACATGCACGTTAAACTTTCATCAG ACTTTCCCTGCATTGCTAGCTATGAAAGATGCTGTGGTTGCTGCTATCTTGAAGAA CTCTGAGATCAAAGATGGGCAGTATATATTTGACATACCAAGTGTAGCAAACAGCACCAGACTGCAAGTCAATGACTTGTCAAACCATTTGCAAACACTGAAG GATGTGAAGGGAGTTCATGAAAGGTATTACATAGTATTGCGCATTGATGCCACAGCTGGCTATAAAGATCTGAATTTCCCCAAAATTGTATGGGTGGATTAG